One Marinilabiliales bacterium genomic window, GGGGTTACCTCCCATAACTGCACCGACCCGCTTTCTGCGCTGAGGTAACCAATTCTTTCTCCGTCAGGCCGCCACCTGGCACTGAAGTTCCTTCCCTGGAAATCAGTAAGAACACTGACCTCGCTTGTGGCAAGATCAACAACGCAGATGTCTGTCTTGCTCATGTTGGTGTTGTGGTCAAATCTCGACACACTGTAAACGGCCCTGCTGCCGTCCGGCGAAAGCCTTGGGTCGCTCACCCTTCCGAACTTCCATAGTATTTCGGCAGTTAGATGCCCTCCCGCTATCTCTTCAGGGGTGAGACTGCCTGAAAAGTCGGCTTCAGGCTCAGCTGGCGTTCTTTCACATGCAGCAGCCACAATGACTGCGAAGGCCATCAATAGAAAATATTTCCTGTCCATATAAAGGTAGTTTAGGTTTTCCTGGGTTGTTTCACGGCTTCCCTGATCTTCGCATCAAGCTCTTCTGTAAGTTCGGGATTGTCAGCCAGCAGCTGTTTTACCGCATCCCTGCCCTGTCCGAGTTTCGTGTCACCGTAGCTGAACCAGGAACCGCTTTTCTTGATTATCTCATAATCCACGCCAAGGTCAATTATCTCTCCTGTTGCAGATATGCCCTCGCCGTACATGATGTCAAACTCAGCCTTTCTGAAGGGCGGTGCTATCTTGTTCTTCACTATCTTGACCCTGGTGCGGCTGCCAATCACCTCGTCGCCCTCCTTGATCTGGTTAATGCGGCGAATGTCTATCCTGACCGAGGCGTAAAACTTAAGGGCGTTTCCGCCGGTGGTCGTTTCAGGGTTGCCGAACATGACACCTATCTTTTCCCTTAACTGGTTAATGAAAACGCAGCAGGTGCGTGTCTTGCTGATGTTTGCCGTAAGCTTCCTGAGCGCCTGCGACATCAGCCTTGCCTGAAGGCCCATCTTCGAGTCACCCATTTCTCCTTCAATCTCTGATTTTGGGGTGAGGGCTGCAACGGAGTCAATGACAACGATGTCAATCGCCCCGGACCGGATAAGGTGGTCGGCTATCTCAAGAGCCTGCTCACCATTGTCGGGCTGGGAGATCAGCAGGTTCTCAATGTCGACACCCAGCTTCTCGGCATAGAAACGGTCGAATGCGTGCTCGGCATCGATAAAGGCTGCTATGCCACCCGTTTTTTGTGCCTGGGCAATGGCATGGATGGCAAGGGTGGTCTTACCCGACGATTCGGGTCCGTAAATCTCCACTACCCTGCCTCTCGGGAAGCCCCCGACGCCTATTGCCATGTCGAGTGCTATGGAACCCGAAGGTATTGACGGTACATCATCAATTGCCGCGTCTCCCATCTTCATGATGGCTCCCTTGCCATACTCCTTGTCAATCCTGTCGAGCGTAAGCTGCAGAGCTTTCAGCTTTTCCTTGTTCTGGTTCTGTGTCTTGCTCTCTTTTTTCCCGTTCTCAGTTTTTTCCATTTAATTCAAAAGGTTAGTTATATAAAGCCATTATCTGTTCCGCGTGGTTTTTTGTGTCCACCTTGGGTATCACATGCTCGATTATGCCGTCTTCAGATATCACAAAGGTGGTCCTTATCACTCCCTCATATGATTTACCGTACATTTTCTTTTCACCCCAGGCACCGTAAGCTTTCAGCATATTCTTTTCAGTGTCGGCAATAAGATGGAACGGCAGGTTGTGCTTTTCGGCAAAGTTTCTGTGGGATCTCTCGCTGTCGGGACTTACGCCTACCACTACGAACCCTGCATCCAGCAGCCTGTCGTAACCATCCCTCAGGCTGCATGCCTCTGAAGTGCACCCGGGCGTGTTGTCTTTGGGATAGAAATAGAGGATTACTTTTTTTCCCTTAAGGTTTTCAAGACTGACCTCCTGTCCGCCATGGTCCTTTACCGAAAAAGACGGCGCCTTGTCACCGGTTTTGAGTTTAGTTGCCATTGTTTTGATTTTTAATAGTTTATAATTCAGTGAAATACCGGTTATAATCATCCGGCAGGGGTCTTACGTAAAGATAAAAATATTCCGCCGTTAAAACCGGTTTGATATTATATT contains:
- the recA gene encoding recombinase RecA codes for the protein MEKTENGKKESKTQNQNKEKLKALQLTLDRIDKEYGKGAIMKMGDAAIDDVPSIPSGSIALDMAIGVGGFPRGRVVEIYGPESSGKTTLAIHAIAQAQKTGGIAAFIDAEHAFDRFYAEKLGVDIENLLISQPDNGEQALEIADHLIRSGAIDIVVIDSVAALTPKSEIEGEMGDSKMGLQARLMSQALRKLTANISKTRTCCVFINQLREKIGVMFGNPETTTGGNALKFYASVRIDIRRINQIKEGDEVIGSRTRVKIVKNKIAPPFRKAEFDIMYGEGISATGEIIDLGVDYEIIKKSGSWFSYGDTKLGQGRDAVKQLLADNPELTEELDAKIREAVKQPRKT
- a CDS encoding thioredoxin-dependent thiol peroxidase translates to MATKLKTGDKAPSFSVKDHGGQEVSLENLKGKKVILYFYPKDNTPGCTSEACSLRDGYDRLLDAGFVVVGVSPDSERSHRNFAEKHNLPFHLIADTEKNMLKAYGAWGEKKMYGKSYEGVIRTTFVISEDGIIEHVIPKVDTKNHAEQIMALYN